The sequence GCAGGAACCAGCCGCCCGACTCGAATTGGTTCGTGGTGTCACGCAGTGCGCCGTGCAGCATGTAGCTGCCGATCGCGGTGACGAAGAAGTACACCACCACCATCGCCGCGGTCATGTTGACCCAGGTCGGCCAGCCGCTGAGTTCGACGAACACCGCCACCAACAGCGTGGCGAAGGAGTACATCAGCGCCGCTCGGTGTGCGATGTCAACGTAGACGTGCGCCTGGCGATTCTCCGAGGTGGCGATCTGCTGGTACTTCCATACCCCCAGCAGCAGCGCCAGCAGGAAGATCAGGCCGGCCGCCAACAGGGTCACCTTGGTGTCGATCCCCAGGGTTATGTCCACCGGGTGAGCCTACTTCCCACCACCTGAGTTCGCGGATTCACCGACCTGGTGATCGCCGCTAGGCTCGGCGGGATGCGCTTCGCGTTCAAGACCTCACCGCAGAACACCACCTGGGCCGACATGCTGGCGGTCTGGCGAGCCGCGGACGATATCGACGTCTACGAGTCCGGCTGGACCTTCGACCACTTCTACCCGATCTTCTCCGACCCCACCGGGCCGTGCCTGGAGGGCTGGACCACCCTGACGGCGTTGGCCCAGGCGACCACCCGGTTGCGAGTGGGCACCTTGGTGACCGGGATCCACTATCGCCATCCCGCCGTGCTGGCCAACATGGCCGCCGCCCTCGACATCATCTCCGGCGGACGGTTGGAGCTGGGAATCGGCGCGGGCTGGAACGAAGAGGAGTCGGGCGCCTACGGAATCGAGTTGGGCAGCATCTCCGAGCGCTTCGACCGCTTCGAGGAGGCCTGCCAGGTCCTCATCGGCCTGTTGAGCGCGGACACCACCACCTTTTCCGGCACCTATTACCAACTGACCGACGCCCGCAACGAGCCCAAGGGGCCGCAGCGCCCACACCCGCCGATCTGCATCGGCGGCAGCGGCGAGAAGCGCACCCTGAAGATCACGGCGAAATACGCCCAGCACTGGAACTTCGTCGGCGGCACTGCCGCCGAGTTCGCCCGCAAGCGCGACGTGTTGGCCGGCCATTGCGCCGATATCGGACGCGACCCGAAGCAGATCACCTTGTCGGCGCACCTGCGGTTGCAGCCGGATCTCGATTACGGCCGGTTGATGGAGGACGCCGCAGCCCTGGGCGCCGAGGGCTTGGACCTGGCGATCGTCTACCTGCCGGCGCCCTACGACCCGGCGGTGCTGGAACCGTTGGCCGAAGCGATCCGCGAGTCCGGCCTGCTGGCGCGGATTACGAACTGATAACAGTCAGCAAACTCCGCTCGGGAATCCGCTCCCGCCGGTTCGGTCGAACCTACGTCGCGAAGCGCAAGAGTTCGTCAGCGGTGATCAACCGCTCGTGCTTGGCTGGGAACTCCCGGCTCCTGCGCGGATGCCGCAGCAGTGACCAGGCCATACGGCCCATCCGGTATCGGTATATCGGGTTGATGTACACGGCGCTGACCCCCGCCCCGGTTCGGACCAGATTGGAATAATGCGGACCATGTTAACGAGCTGTTAACGCGGATCACATAGCTGACCATTAGACACCCGTCGCATGGCAAACAAAACACGACGCGCCGACACTTGAGGTAGAAGTTGTTCAAGTGACGCGTGGGGCTGTAGTCGTGAGTCGTTCGGCGGCCAGCCGACGAGCTCGAACGATCGGCGCGACGGACCGTTCGACTTTGGAGCCCACCAATGCGCCGTCATAGAGCAACTGCAGGTCGCCCGCCCGCTCCTCGGCGTCGGCAACACCGGCTTGAGCGAGGAGACCCGCCAACGTCGTGTGCATCCAGCGACGATGCGCCACCACCGGCTCGAGTTCGGTCCCCGCGTACGCGCCGGCCGCGTTGACATAGAGGCACCCGCGGTAGCGGCGCTTCTTGGCGGCCGCCGCGGCCAGGTCGAAGAACAACAGGATCTGCTCGACGGGATCGTCCAGTCGAGCCGCGGCACCGCGATAGCGCTTGCGATCAGCCTGATCCAAAGCATGGAGGTAGGCCAGCACGAGCGCGTCCTTTGAACCGTAGAGGCTGTAAAGGCTCGCCTTGGCGACCCCGGCTTCGGCCAA is a genomic window of Mycolicibacter heraklionensis containing:
- a CDS encoding TetR/AcrR family transcriptional regulator, which translates into the protein MTRTTGSGRDQASHATRGAPPAQRLLEKATELFAAQDIREVGIDRILAEAGVAKASLYSLYGSKDALVLAYLHALDQADRKRYRGAAARLDDPVEQILLFFDLAAAAAKKRRYRGCLYVNAAGAYAGTELEPVVAHRRWMHTTLAGLLAQAGVADAEERAGDLQLLYDGALVGSKVERSVAPIVRARRLAAERLTTTAPRVT
- a CDS encoding LLM class F420-dependent oxidoreductase → MRFAFKTSPQNTTWADMLAVWRAADDIDVYESGWTFDHFYPIFSDPTGPCLEGWTTLTALAQATTRLRVGTLVTGIHYRHPAVLANMAAALDIISGGRLELGIGAGWNEEESGAYGIELGSISERFDRFEEACQVLIGLLSADTTTFSGTYYQLTDARNEPKGPQRPHPPICIGGSGEKRTLKITAKYAQHWNFVGGTAAEFARKRDVLAGHCADIGRDPKQITLSAHLRLQPDLDYGRLMEDAAALGAEGLDLAIVYLPAPYDPAVLEPLAEAIRESGLLARITN